A window of Danaus plexippus chromosome 10, MEX_DaPlex, whole genome shotgun sequence genomic DNA:
tttaaGACAGCTGAGGACATTAAGACGTCTAACAagaaatacatatgtaaatattctaaaacgtAGTTGTAAGCTTTACGTTccgagaaataaaattttgaataattttcaagGTCTTATCGGATCGAACTTTAAATCAGGTAAAATGTGTACGAAGTATAATTTAAGAGTGACATAGAAAAGCACCTAACTAAGCATGGTCCACGTGTGAATTAGCATGAGGTCTTAGACCAAGGACCCAGAGACGGGCCTTCAAGAGTGtgctaattaaaattagttgtGTGTGCTCCTATATAGTTGAACTTACGATTATAGTTTCTCCTATTGAATAATGGTGAATTGGttgttattataagtataaacaGTAATGTAAGATTTATTTACTTGTCATTAAGTTTGCTACATTTGGTAAGTTTTTCTGTCAAACATGACTAAGAGTCAATAAACAGagtcaatattttaatctaccTGTCTCTGTCAAGTAACTATTCTTGACACAACTTGATTTTGACGAATTATTCTGTACAttctgtacatatataatttcttgttTGTGCTATAATTTAAGAACTGAACTGAAACAACTTAACTAACAAGGTTTCAGATGGGATCGGAACAAGAGACATCCTAACACAGCAGTGTTAAACCAAATCTTAGCTAAAGTATGTCTGCCttccttttttttcatacatgcCTTTTCTGCCTCCATCCGCCATTATGTCGATCCGGCGCGACGCCGGTCCGTCTTTGACATGCACTCGCAGCAATTAGTATGACGCGCCGTGCATTTGTATGAATGCTACCATGACCAGTTTTTTTAGGGAACATGTTCTCTAACTACGCTGCTCCATTCATAGCTAACGCTGTACTGCTTGGTGTAAGCGAGGCTTAGTTTGTTTGGCATAACATAGATTTATTCAGGcgtaagataataatttatggtttatataaaacattcaaggatttttaaataatatacaagaatttaatattataaattcttatagaACATCAAtagctatataatttttttatgagcaatgaattaaatactaaaactaTTCGACGACTTAACAATATTCCATGGCACTATGGTTGCTGTCTGCCCTACCtggttacaaataattaactattacattaaaagcaattttatgAACTTACCTTGAATACGCAACTCATCCTTACCGAATTAAGAGCTACATTTTTCCACGTCCgcgtatatttattaatctctAGACGTTAGGGTACGTCACCGTACGCCGTTGAGAAATGACGGCTGCCAAAGTTAAGTCGGTTGAGCCAAGACGGCGCCTGAATTATGGGCGTTTGTTGAGAGAAGGGATGAAGGCCATTAGGGCGCAAGTATAATCCTTATCGGGCAAGTTGCACTTAGGATTAGCCCTGTCAGAAGTTGCTTTTTTCGAGTTCGAGGGGCTTTGTCCAGCTGTGATTAGAGGATTAGACTAATACTTCATAGCTATCTGGTGAAATTTTCTCTCAGCTTACAAGGATGCGCCTAATGATATATGTTATGTCACATCCTATAGTGTGAGAAAGAAAAGATAAAACATTAGTCttttttgagttatattaactaaaatataacaattactaaaacataacaatttaGGACTAGCTACGTATTGAAcaatatttcaattgaaattcTATCGTTATATTTGTTCTATGCTATTATTTTGCTCTCTAAGTCTACTATTACAGTAATATGACTTTATACATACttgatataagtaataaaactttgttttgcCACAATGTTGCGGCTTTCACAAATAGTCTATGTCATCGTAAATACTCGAGGTCTATCTTTGATATTGTGCTTTGGGAAGACTAACTACATCTCAGGGGTTAATGATTTGTGCTTACAccgagtttattttttatattttcataaaaattctgAACTCTAAATGGCTGTTCAATATTTAATCGAagttaatctttttaaaatacaatacgaAAATTCGACAAAGGATATCTGGACAAAGTAAAGCCTTTTAAAGTTGCTAACCTACAAAAGTTGTAACACAGAGCAAATTTATCACGTTCACTGtggtaatattttcaaagccATACTTGTGACAAAGATTATTTGCTTTGTACGTAGTGTGTTAACTTTAGATTTTATTCAGGTTTCTTggaattcataatattcatcGACTATTTGCaataatgtagtttttataagacttcaataaaaaagagtatgaattatttactttctgacttaataaagtttttaaaaattcttaaaacattgaaaatttaagaCTAAAAACcttttagcattcaatggatttacCGTATGGGttccgggtccatcgcgttgcagggagagaagcttcaacagtgcctaggacttgcaacccaggtgtaggtttaaggggcccttgtttaacgcgcgttaaacggtcacctccaccgtccaaactcctctctctacctaaccaaatttgaaaaggacctactagggctgcctgcGAAGAACATCcgagaatgaattgatattagttctggacagacccaagtcttttagtaggttgtagagagattttgccgttatacctctcacTCCCattaccgcgtacaaatccacgacgaacctatttcgagtgagttcatttgtgagctcgtaatatttattgaccttgatggcatggtctttggggatgttggtttcccaaggacccgtgagctctattatcacaacgcgctttaaaattcacgaattcataaatatctatatatctaaTAGGTCTGGAGgacgacgcacaaatatcctgtggaattttgtatagtttctcatacgtatccatcattatagtccaatccgaagccgctttaaggatagagtaaggcttgacgtttgattttgtagccctactGCCTTCTCTGACAAAatctactgatcgctcgttggtggttatttccctttgcgctctggcttccgaaagactaaccgcatCACGTAtaatttccagaaccctatcgtgacgacgcaagtattgaccgctatccaggagtaccttacacCCCACTAGCAAATGCtaagcagttccaactgccttcccacagatatagcaagctTTTTCGGTAGCTTTACttcatcttactaaattactctgatttGGGAtagtcatttggaacgcaatgagataaaattttagcaatgctggcgaccaatcatgaattaaggtgcgccattttagtgctaatgggatgcaaaaatctcctatatctaaccactcgttctgcatttcaaAACTCATtacatggatcttatatttatcattctcgtcttgccgaataaaagacttcaatatatccgtatcttgggcCTTCTCACTTGACCCTagccctactctgttactttgtgttcctatcataaactgcttatggaattgaagtcgtgtctctagctctggggcatctttgtcttttgggagcgatttccccaaatttatttatacgtgtatatattattaatagtataaacacgtataaataattttattattataactgtttattgaaaaataaggaGGAATAAAAATACCTGCAACTTCATTAATCATTCGCACTTAACATAAGCGCAAAAGGATATCTGCATCACAATGAGGTTTTATAGGCGCGAAATCAATTAATCATAGGCAGTACAAAGCATACCCATTAACTTCGTACTTGATAAGGGAATAATGTGAATCGACGACAATGGACATTTCTAACGCCAAAACCCGTACACTGgacagtttaaatttatactccTTACAATTCCATAATCGTAACCCTTTTTTGCTAATACGAATAATCGTATCATtcaattgataatataatttcgaGATTTCTATTGAAACTATATTAAAGTAGAGGAAGTTTTTCCTCTCAAGTCTGATAGAGAATACTTTAACTGCTATAATATCCTTTACTGCTTTACAGTATAGAGTTCACTTAAATTATCCtctttacttaataaaaaaaaacgttaaatataaatttgtaatgaactactataagtttattacattataaacattaaaaagtttctGTTAGCCCATGATTTGTGAAAAAGTTCCTTGGAAAAGTTAACTCAGTTAACTATATTTGCGAATAACCTTAGAAGAGAAAATGTCTAGCTGCTTTTGATAAATGACCTGCTTCAATATAATGTTGAATAATTTAGTAAGTACCTTTATATTAGGATAAGAGCCaccagtaaattttataaattgtagatccataattttattacaaagtcTTAGTGTTGTTGCAATGGggtattaaatagtttagaGAAGTATACGACTCTGTTAGAATTAATGTGTGGTTTTAAAATAGGATGAGCGATGTTATAGGTATTAAAGGATTTCTTCGGGTTTTCCAGTGGGGATTTAAGGTTGTAATATGTAAACTTTCCTCAGGTTGATACACCGGACAGCGTGCTTCAAAGTGGCTTGGGCTTAGGCCCTGGCCCTGATACAGCTTTGAGGTCTATGGTAGATCCAAGAGACTATGACCGCCTCCGCTTCTTTCAAATGAGTGCCGCCCAACCAAACACCTTCGAAGAAACGATACATAGGGTGAGCTGGCAATTTCCTGCAGGTCGTGTTTAAGAGACTCTATTTTGGTATTTGAATGAAGAGTTTTGAATACCACATACTGATAGGACATATCGGTAGGACCGTTGTCATAATAGGTACATCTAGCACGAAGAAATTATCAAAGTTAAAAAACggtgttaatataaatttattaccaatTATCTTAAAAGCAAATTCAAGGGTCTCTTAAATCGTCACGCAGGAAAATTTTCTGTTATGCTCTGGACGGCAAAGCGGATAAattgttgaattttatatatttttttattataaaggaaaatatactataatttatactattgctttatttttgaaatgtaagTTTCAACATTTCTTTCGCGTTTTTAAGTTGCCAACAGCGGTATAACagaattcaaaattcaaaattattcattgCATACCTTGTTTTGGTTTACATTTGGTATGGTCAAAGAGCAGGAGGTGGATCTTTCAtaactgaataaataatttagtttttataaaacggattaaaaatgtaaattattttatcacagcACGCATCATGGCActgtattgaattttaatgcaCGAAACTGCACGATTTTCAGATGCATGTCGGCatgatctttttttttgtgtttttttccttatttacattgtattttgttttatttgtagctaatttttaaagtgtattctaatttttttttgcattttgatgattttttgttttgtaaatttcagcttttttgtttttattctgtttttgttttaatttattattacgtttATTCACAATGGCACcttaatttttactaaatgtAACCATAAATATGTGAGACTAAaagtagaataaaattttatttttttgtcattatacTTACTAACAAAATGATTGTGCATCCTATCGTTACAATATTAAACCATCAAAAACACAAAGGCATTGATTAATAGGTTTATGTTTGTTGCAGTTAAAAGTTCAGGAAGCAATGaagaaaaaagataaattggCGAGAGAACAAGAAGAGGTAAAtccttattatttgtttcgccaactttgtttaactttaagatttattgttgttttcaataaaaatatagggaAAGcgaatgtaaatataaatttagtatataaaaactatattatagcAAAGAGAAAGCACTACTTccattgtttgttataaatatgtttgtccGTAAAAGAATTGTTATAACATTTGACAAATACTCcatttattagttaaataatttagtatcgGAATACACGATAATATTGctcaaacaataattataaatgaatcttTAATCTAAGTCGGGCGTACGATCTGAGCTTTGGCTAATCATGTCCTAATCTCCAGCTAAGCCTATTAAAGGCGGTTGTATTGCTTCTCTACGAAACTTTGGAAGCCCTTCACCAAGTATTACATTCGCCCGTAAATCTACAGGATATGAATACCAAATAGACTTAAAACTGAATACGTATTCTTgagaaaataaactttatctcAAAGCAGTTGTGCCGATAATCAATTGCACGGGTCTGGAATAAGAATGTTACATCTTTCGAATCGATCATTGAAATTTTACGGCAGCAATAAACAATTTTCCAAAGTTACTGTGACCCCAATAATGAGAAAGTTTAACCCTAAATTAATATCGGTTTCAGAAGCATTTACATTTTCCGCATTCGAGTAactgattttattgaaacaaaaattaaaaagtgaaacatgaaaattaataaaaaatatttttaaactatgacattgtttatatgctttttttttaaaaataaaaagttaaccATGGCGCATAGTTATggcaaaactaaataaatttcaaggtTTATGCTTGATAATTAGTGGAATCCTATTCTGCGCCACGACACGAAATCTCATTTGCTCGCAGACTCCCAAATCCCAGCCATTTACTTCTCGTGTCGCCTCCGTAACAAAACGAGCATAAATTAACTTAACGTTCAATACTTTCTTACATACAGAAAACattcttttaaaatctaaGTTAAATGGTTTTTATCAACAACCTATAACCTATAACCTATAACCTAAAAAATGCACTGTTATacacatgtttatatttattttaagtaataaaataatcttgtagtactaaaaattataaataagtataatatttgtacGTATTAAGGTCCTCAATTTATAATCATacgatgttaaataaaatcatttataaaccGGCAAAGGTaatgcaattaaatttttattttccctGATAAAACCAGTGTTTTTTGAGCTTTCGACTTCCAATGGTTATGCAAATTAGATACCTTTCGTTGGCCCTAAATTATAAGATCATTAccaaagaattttattgacGTTAGCACCGAAAAGTATAAATGGAACATTCATTTTGAAGCCCGGCTTAAATGGAGCTTAAAATTTGAGATTAAGAAataatgagatattttattcttaattactttttagtaAACATCACTACAACTGTCAATATACTTAACGTAATTTACATTAACGAACTTCGAAACAAGAAAGGCGCAGATatggaatataattattaagaaacagcattaaaaaatcgataaaatactgaaaaaaagGTATCAATGAGACAAGttacttaacaatatttaacaatacaatCATGATCGTAAGATgacgtatattttttgaatacgCACTTATTCGGGAAATGaaaaggacattttaaattatacaccaCAAGTagcactttaattttaaaatattttatataaataaaaatttctgaaaagaaaaatattataaaattatcaaatttagCTGATGAATCCGTGTATGTGTTAAAGTCTATCGAGATTTGGCACCCCATAGAGGTCTAGTTAATTACTAACTAACTACTACTAACTAACCaaaccatatttttatagaaataacatgaacattatattttctgtagCACAAAAAGAAGAAAGGAATGCTATGTTATAACTAAgactttttcttaatttagatttgaatatattttgttacagattTTAAGAGACATAAGACATGGTCTGATGAACATGGGGAGAGATGGTGTCCGCGGGCCGTTTGGAGGTATGTTGCactatataaatgtgtatattaCTATATTCATATGAAAAAGGAGAATATATATCTGGTAGAGATGATAAAAGAGAATATATATCTTGTAAAAGAGAATAAAAGTTCTTTCTTAAATTACtctaatgtttaaatatttcattttgaaatcagtttaaaagctatttatcataaaatctgTACTTTCTACGTGaacaatgtattataatgGAAAGGGAAactgaaaacaatataatacgctataattttgattgatattgttgaaataaaaagtactttATTATAGTGTTCAATACCCTTACCATTgtattagtaattaaaaattgtaaatatatatttgtgtttggtggctttatgatattatgactttatttttcttaaatgaattttgttttcatttaatttattcgttGCTTTGCttcgaaaatttattttttaaagatgatccaagaaatttaaaatattcaagctGCCAATCCtttttaaagagaaattatgatttattgtGAAGCATGTTGCCTGCACGATGTTGTGACACTTAATTTATTGGTCAATGTTGCGGAATGCTTATTCTTCAGGATGTTTATTGATTTATCGTCCGGTATCACATATCATACGATATGCTTTCGATGTGCATTTTTCATCAATTATgttccttttattttaacaaagaaaacaaaagaatgagagaggtaatttgaaaatatattcttttgctGTTAATTCATAACGGAATATATTAGTGATCTCATCTTCAtccaaaaaaaagtataatattatttgcggCAAGTGCTGTTTGCATgttgtttttatgaatattttgcaTCAACCACGCACGGCTTTCCGATGTTCGTAAACAGCTTAATGCAGTGTTGTCAGTGAAAGCGCCACTTGTTGTAGGAGGGACTTTAACGGTAAATTTTTTGCAATTATGTTAGCACGTACCTTTTTATTTGCACTTTTGAAACTTTCGCCATGCAAGCCTAATTGAAGAACCATTTACAGACGACACATACATGTATGACGATGAAGCAAGAGGGCTTTCCGGAAGGGGGCACTGGTACGATGAGCCACCCTATGAAAGCGACCCTGAAGACTTTTTAATGGGTGGTGGCGGTCCTGCAGCCTCATTTCAAAATGGACGAgtttgttttacattaaatttacgaAATGAGTCAAGAGGTGAAGGTGTGATTTCCCTACGAACTGCCGGTGATATAAGTTTAGCAAGAACCCCTAGAAGAGGATTAATAATTCCGCAAAGCGGCCCCTACCCAACCACTGTGATACCCTTACGAACAGCGAGAGATAGGGAAAGCGGGGATTATGCGGCATCCGACATCCAATCTATCGGCTCGAGGTTGTCCGGCATATCGCTAGAATCAAGTCGATCCGAACGGGACTGTAGAAGGGGTTATAGGCAAATGTCAGGCTATCGGATAGGAATCGACCCTTTATCGCCAGCGTCCTCAGACTACGAAGATCAAGAAAGTGAAACAGATTCACAGCATATAGCAACTGTACATAAggtaattacaaatttaatactttgtaAGCATGCGTcatcgtaaataaaataaaatgataactagatttgtatttaatttatatttcccaACAATTATCACTTAAATGTTATTCCAGTCAGCAGAAGAATGTGACGGTGTATCAAATCTTGCTGGTAAAGTCAGAGGTCTTAGACAAGATgttcaaagaaaaatttcaaggTTACGTCAAGAAGGAGGACCTGTCATCTCTTCCGATAGGCGAACTAGTGGCGATCAAGCTTTTCCATGTTCTAATAGTTCTTTTGAAAGTCTTCCCAGCGGCTCAGGCAGTAGTGAGTggatttattaagttttgtctgtgttaatataaaatatttgtaaataagtttGTCTTTCTTTTCTTTGTACCATAACGCCCATTAGATGACATGAAAccttgtatattttgttccttaattctaattttataatttcttactaATAAAAGAACTGTGAAATAAAACTGACTTTTGAAAGTTTATGTGTGTGAGCAGGTACTTTATCACTTCATCACTTTGGTTAAAAGCATACATACGTATAAACTACTTCGAGCTTtaagcaaaattaaatttatatgcagGCACCCAGGCATTGGTTCGTGCCGGTAGTAATCATTCGTCTCTCTCGGCAGAAGAAAACATAGAATTAAGTCCAGCTGGGCGGAGTCTACTCGTACCGCAAATGCTGTGCCGCGCTCGAGCACTCGTCGATTATGTCCCCAACATTTATGAAAAGGACGCCTTAAGATATAAGGTACTTCCTTCATttccttttctttttattattaagttgtaTGATAAACTagcatttcattttaatttaaactacagAAAGGAGATATCATTGAAGTTATTAACATGAATGCGTCCGGCATTTGGCGAGGTGTTCTAAACAATAAAGTTGGAAACTTTAAGTTTGGAAATGTTGAAGTTCTATCCGAACGGGATACAATGAGGTCAAGAACTTCTAAATGGTGCAAAAGTCGAGAAAGACTTTGGGAGACAAGACCGCGTACAGTTGAAGAATTATTGAGGCGAATAGATTTACCTGAATATATGGTTGCGTTTTCAAGAAATGGTTACGAAGACATAGAACTTTTTAAGGAGATTGAACCTTCCGATTTGGATTATTTAGGTATAATGACCCCTGATCATCGAACACGCATCCTCGCCGCCGTACAACTGCTACACCAGCTAGAAAGTGAGTTGTAATACATTCTACTCAATAAAAACTTCAGttcaatagaatttaataaagtttctaTTCTACGAGtgacttattattaaataaagtagtgtaattaaataataggtGGCGAAGGTGAAGGTGAGGGTGACGGAGGTGGTTCCAGTTCGGAAGGAGGTGACTCTCCGTTTGGTCGTCGTCAATTTCCAAGAGATTCTGGCTGTTACGAAGCTGGAGTTGGTGTAGGCGGTGTTAGAGTACGCACATCTCCTCTCGTTCATAGAACGGATGAACCCTCCCACAGGCCTCCTGAACCAGCTCCTCAAGCAAAACGTTCTATTCGTCGTCGACAACCGGATGACGCTGAATGTGACAGAATCGAAAAGTACCCCGGCACAATCGGAGAGAAAACTAACGTACGTAGCGGGGGTCTGCCGGGAGGCGCTAGAGATGGCACATGTGAGTCCGATCATAAATTGAATGTTGTCAAGTTTGTAGCCGGAGGAGAGCCTTGCGCTTCGGAAAAGAGTAGCGACTCGGGTGTGAGCAGCTCTTCTTTGAGCTCGGCGCATCCTCATCGTCCCTGAGCTAGGCCTACCGCGCCCGCGCTGGCTTAAACGTTGGCGCGGACGCGAGCGCACAGCGCATTGTTGCTCGCATCACCCCCTCACTTGGAACCGGTTCTACAACaagactaaaaaatattttacagtctCTCACCctttaccatttttatttcgttcaaATTATTTGCCGTTATAgctaaaattacataaaacgtatttttaacTGTAATAGAATTTTTACCACAGGACTGCCAATTATATTCTcagattataattagtaatcaaaaatatatttgaatttagatttaagacaatacatacacattatttgttagtataaatatataaaaatcaaataaataattaaatttctaagaattattacttttaaacaatttaagacTGATATAGACGTCTCATtcagctttatatttatttacaaatttttaattgattcttAATCATTTTGGGTGGTGATGGTAAAAAGGATAATACAAATTCAAAGCACCTTAACATGACTGACAAGAGAAATATGTCTCACTggattattttactattattaacttgtaaaatattatactcttaatgcatttaaacattcatGGTAGCGTTTTTGCTAAATAGAAGATGTCCTATGTTTGTTTAAGGATAGATAATTAAGTCTAatagtttaaatgttttcGAACGACTGCCAGCGATAGTATACTAAAAGTATCGAAGCTTGTTAAATCATGTCGATTCCCTCtgggtaaattttatttatatatattgaggcctaaatttttgttaatatgcaaaattttcggtctatataaatatattatatctactTTGATTTGTTGATATTGGCAATGCTTTATAAACCCATTCCCTCAATTTAAAAAGCATATCATGATACAAGCctatttttgtagttttagTTGCTATTTTAAGCGATTTATACTTTGTTATACAGTTCGCAGTTCTATTCTGTCCCGCTGTTTGCTggtttttatgtatttgtacaatattatttttaaattgatttaaaaagaaacagaGTATAAATCGTCAGgttgcatttaatttatattaagtaattgaCGGCAATAAGTCAGTTTATGGTGAAATTTGAGGCGTTTTAAGCGCATTTTTCATagcaatatttgtatataaattagataggttaattattattatacgttGAAATTTTTGTATCTTTTTAAGAGAGCTTTATGCGGTGTGACGCATGTACATAAATGTTAGAGAGTAGATGACGATTATTACTtcgtgaaatttaaaatttcacataTCTTGCAATTTAATGGATATAAAAGTGAACCCCTCATATTCGCAATccgattattaaaattttatcatcattattaaatactacACTTGTTTTCGTTACTGaaacaacataataatataaatatagtttattaatatgcaATAAACGATTCATTAATTCGttcttcatttattttcttttacctTCTACATCCCATTTAGTTCTGCActcaacattaaattatttattttaatattttatgttttaatgtacGTCTATTAAACTGATTTGACCCTTAAAAATACTTGACAACCGCCAAATTAGTACggcaataaatttcaaaatttacattacattgCCATTAGTGTTGctgattgtatttttaaatgttttaattctaaaatataatattgtatgcgATG
This region includes:
- the LOC116766697 gene encoding uncharacterized protein LOC116766697 isoform X1, with product MASSTTGNIVVEWLRSLHLGQYAESFLDNGYDDLEICKQVGEPDLDAIGVLNPTHRQRLLHSVRILREEGAAAVYFTLEEAAAARDPCRCEEEPRKETATVAIEPAKYVDEYEEGKAELVKIPRIQLKRLLRERLAQDGIRLSLQPYSTTDGDRGYLEGLASRYADLFSTHYGDVLDHLEELRRHEWDEMSPRMRVLGGTGTPQTPPSASPGSLALNNLTTSHSQPIYVPGKYSPSSCLTDKEEDDIYGFGYGVFGKQMLQRQQQQKQLLLAQPTQPLMHNQQHNYQSCLSPRSAYFYEFPPSDNCLGTAKKKVTTFSRLLRGLKSHRKEKHGSCSPKHSHSPRQGLPPQRVDTPDSVLQSGLGLGPGPDTALRSMVDPRDYDRLRFFQMSAAQPNTFEETIHRLKVQEAMKKKDKLAREQEEILRDIRHGLMNMGRDGVRGPFGDDTYMYDDEARGLSGRGHWYDEPPYESDPEDFLMGGGGPAASFQNGRVCFTLNLRNESRGEGVISLRTAGDISLARTPRRGLIIPQSGPYPTTVIPLRTARDRESGDYAASDIQSIGSRLSGISLESSRSERDCRRGYRQMSGYRIGIDPLSPASSDYEDQESETDSQHIATVHKSAEECDGVSNLAGKVRGLRQDVQRKISRLRQEGGPVISSDRRTSGDQAFPCSNSSFESLPSGSGSSTQALVRAGSNHSSLSAEENIELSPAGRSLLVPQMLCRARALVDYVPNIYEKDALRYKKGDIIEVINMNASGIWRGVLNNKVGNFKFGNVEVLSERDTMRSRTSKWCKSRERLWETRPRTVEELLRRIDLPEYMVAFSRNGYEDIELFKEIEPSDLDYLGIMTPDHRTRILAAVQLLHQLESGEGEGEGDGGGSSSEGGDSPFGRRQFPRDSGCYEAGVGVGGVRVRTSPLVHRTDEPSHRPPEPAPQAKRSIRRRQPDDAECDRIEKYPGTIGEKTNVRSGGLPGGARDGTCESDHKLNVVKFVAGGEPCASEKSSDSGVSSSSLSSAHPHRP
- the LOC116766697 gene encoding uncharacterized protein LOC116766697 isoform X3, with amino-acid sequence MASSTTGNIVVEWLRSLHLGQYAESFLDNGYDDLEICKQVGEPDLDAIGVLNPTHRQRLLHSVRILREEGAAAVYFTLEEAAAARDPCRCEEEPRKETATVAIEPAKYVDEYEEGKAELVKIPRIQLKRLLRERLAQDGIRLSLQPYSTTDGDRGYLEGLASRYADLFSTHYGDVLDHLEELRRHEWDEMSPRMRVLGGTGTPQTPPSASPGSLALNNLTTSHSQPIYVPGKYSPSSCLTDKEEDDIYGFGYGVFGKQMLQRQQQQKQLLLAQPTQPLMHNQQHNYQSCLSPRSAYFYEFPPSDNCLGTAKKKVTTFSRLLRGLKSHRKEKHGSCSPKHSHSPRQGLPPQRVLSDRTLNQLKVQEAMKKKDKLAREQEEILRDIRHGLMNMGRDGVRGPFGDDTYMYDDEARGLSGRGHWYDEPPYESDPEDFLMGGGGPAASFQNGRVCFTLNLRNESRGEGVISLRTAGDISLARTPRRGLIIPQSGPYPTTVIPLRTARDRESGDYAASDIQSIGSRLSGISLESSRSERDCRRGYRQMSGYRIGIDPLSPASSDYEDQESETDSQHIATVHKSAEECDGVSNLAGKVRGLRQDVQRKISRLRQEGGPVISSDRRTSGDQAFPCSNSSFESLPSGSGSSTQALVRAGSNHSSLSAEENIELSPAGRSLLVPQMLCRARALVDYVPNIYEKDALRYKKGDIIEVINMNASGIWRGVLNNKVGNFKFGNVEVLSERDTMRSRTSKWCKSRERLWETRPRTVEELLRRIDLPEYMVAFSRNGYEDIELFKEIEPSDLDYLGIMTPDHRTRILAAVQLLHQLESGEGEGEGDGGGSSSEGGDSPFGRRQFPRDSGCYEAGVGVGGVRVRTSPLVHRTDEPSHRPPEPAPQAKRSIRRRQPDDAECDRIEKYPGTIGEKTNVRSGGLPGGARDGTCESDHKLNVVKFVAGGEPCASEKSSDSGVSSSSLSSAHPHRP
- the LOC116766697 gene encoding uncharacterized protein LOC116766697 isoform X5, which produces MASSTTGNIVVEWLRSLHLGQYAESFLDNGYDDLEICKQVGEPDLDAIGVLNPTHRQRLLHSVRILREEGAAAVYFTLEEAAAARDPCRCEEEPRKETATVAIEPAKYVDEYEEGKAELVKIPRIQLKRLLRERLAQDGIRLSLQPYSTTDGDRGYLEGLASRYADLFSTHYGDVLDHLEELRRHEWDEMSPRMRVLGGTGTPQTPPSASPGSLALNNLTTSHSQPIYVPGKYSPSSCLTDKEEDDIYGFGYGVFGKQMLQRQQQQKQLLLAQPTQPLMHNQQHNYQSCLSPRSAYFYEFPPSDNCLGTAKKKVTTFSRLLRGLKSHRKEKHGSCSPKHSHSPRQGLPPQRVDTPDSVLQSGLGLGPGPDTALRSMVDPRDYDRLRFFQMSAAQPNTFEETIHRLKVQEAMKKKDKLAREQEEILRDIRHGLMNMGRDGVRGPFGDDTYMYDDEARGLSGRGHWYDEPPYESDPEDFLMGGGGPAASFQNGRVCFTLNLRNESRGEGVISLRTAGDISLARTPRRGLIIPQSGPYPTTVIPLRTARDRESGDYAASDIQSIGSRLSGISLESSRSERDCRRGYRQMSGYRIGIDPLSPASSDYEDQESETDSQHIATVHKSAEECDGVSNLAGKVRGLRQDVQRKISRLRQEGGPVISSDRRTSGDQAFPCSNSSFESLPSGSGSSTQALVRAGSNHSSLSAEENIELSPAGRSLLVPQMLCRARALVDYVPNIYEKDALRYKKGDIIEVINMNASGIWRGVLNNKVGNFKFGNVEVLSERDTMRSRTSKWCKSRERLWETRPRTVEELLRRIDLPEYMVAFSRNGYEDIELFKEIEPSDLDYLGIMTPDHRTRILAAVQLLHQLEM